In Phaeobacter gallaeciensis DSM 26640, a genomic segment contains:
- a CDS encoding DUF1036 domain-containing protein, protein MRARLILAFLLAPLGLALPAQAGAAGADGPDSSGYTGLEICNDTAVPQSVSLAYRDDGRWMSHGWWALPPETCERVLDGSLKNRFYYFRSEAQNWQFLDERISFCTAPGDFTIYGDRDCAIRGYGSAFFAKIDTNIIADPSGSAQPSAAYVAQISRHSRPKTGGTGPISSAIPGEGATADTIFDQNVTFQGCEERGDGRVICKLVMGAGQLCVTNDGMTDPAIIDRLQALDPGTPVRVSGESLASGDRVTFASLNSLTERAETRHDLMLDDLAGRWVSQADAYDLFIIEGASRHNFYGSVETMTELLSVQTACDDALGVGPYLVAQAEDGGPTHCYRIISLTENELVLSYMPRGTELRYQRQDLPLN, encoded by the coding sequence ATGCGTGCCCGACTGATCTTGGCGTTTCTGCTGGCACCGCTGGGGCTGGCGCTGCCCGCCCAGGCTGGGGCCGCAGGCGCAGACGGTCCTGACAGTTCGGGCTACACAGGGCTGGAGATCTGCAACGATACCGCTGTGCCCCAGTCCGTCAGCCTGGCCTACCGCGACGATGGGCGGTGGATGTCCCATGGCTGGTGGGCGCTGCCACCTGAAACCTGCGAACGCGTGCTCGACGGGTCGCTCAAGAACCGGTTTTACTACTTCCGCAGCGAGGCGCAGAATTGGCAGTTTCTGGATGAGCGGATCTCATTCTGCACAGCGCCAGGTGACTTCACGATCTACGGCGACCGGGATTGTGCCATCCGTGGCTATGGCAGCGCATTTTTCGCCAAGATTGACACAAATATTATTGCCGACCCGTCCGGGAGCGCTCAGCCCAGCGCGGCCTATGTGGCCCAAATAAGCCGTCATTCCCGTCCGAAGACCGGCGGCACTGGCCCAATCAGCTCGGCGATTCCGGGGGAGGGGGCAACGGCGGACACCATCTTTGATCAGAACGTGACATTTCAGGGCTGCGAGGAGCGCGGCGATGGTCGGGTAATCTGCAAATTGGTCATGGGGGCGGGGCAGCTTTGTGTGACAAATGACGGGATGACCGATCCGGCCATTATCGACCGGCTGCAGGCGCTGGATCCCGGCACGCCAGTGCGCGTATCCGGAGAGAGCTTGGCATCCGGCGACCGTGTGACCTTCGCTAGCTTAAATTCCCTGACAGAGCGTGCAGAGACCCGGCATGATCTGATGTTGGATGATCTGGCTGGCCGGTGGGTGTCGCAGGCGGATGCCTATGATCTGTTCATCATTGAAGGGGCCTCGCGGCATAATTTCTACGGATCGGTCGAAACCATGACTGAGCTGTTGTCAGTTCAGACCGCTTGTGATGACGCCTTGGGGGTGGGTCCCTATTTGGTCGCCCAGGCTGAGGATGGCGGCCCCACCCATTGCTACCGGATCATCTCCCTGACAGAGAACGAGTTGGTGCTGTCATACATGCCGCGCGGGACGGAGCTGCGCTATCAGCGCCAAGATCTGCCCCTGAACTAA
- the betI gene encoding choline-binding transcriptional repressor BetI, producing the protein MGRKRIRDIRNEELIEATIIAVHRRGYGVVTMAEIAKEAGASAASINYYFGSKEGLMEATMRHLLNKLREAMIRGYATAKSPKERLYAVMDANFDDDLFSVAQCSLWMQFWASAPYSPRLSRLHRINRSRVRSHFLAELNGLLPQDRVETARHALQCYMDGVWLQAAQSETPLDTAQARRAAHRVVDLALN; encoded by the coding sequence CATCATCGCCGTTCACCGACGTGGGTATGGTGTTGTTACCATGGCAGAAATCGCGAAGGAGGCCGGGGCCTCGGCGGCCTCGATCAACTATTACTTCGGCTCTAAGGAAGGGCTGATGGAGGCCACGATGCGCCATCTTCTGAACAAGCTGCGCGAGGCGATGATCCGGGGATATGCCACAGCAAAGAGCCCGAAAGAGCGGCTTTACGCGGTGATGGATGCCAATTTTGACGATGATTTATTCAGCGTCGCGCAATGCAGTCTCTGGATGCAGTTCTGGGCCAGCGCCCCCTATTCGCCGCGCCTGTCGCGGCTGCACAGAATCAATCGCAGCCGTGTGCGCAGCCATTTTCTGGCGGAATTGAACGGCCTGCTACCGCAGGATCGGGTGGAGACGGCCCGCCACGCCCTACAATGCTATATGGACGGGGTCTGGTTGCAGGCGGCCCAGTCCGAGACGCCACTGGATACCGCCCAGGCTCGTCGCGCTGCCCATCGGGTGGTGGATCTGGCGTTGAACTAA